In a single window of the Bacillus mycoides genome:
- a CDS encoding maltose acetyltransferase domain-containing protein: MKTEKEKMIQGEMYIPADPVLVKDREQARILTRKLNETPEVKLEERSAIVKELFGTTGDNIHLESSFRCDYGYNIHVGENFYANFDCTILDVCPVTIGVNCMLAPGVHIYTATHPLDPVERISGSEYGKPVTIGDNVWIGGRAIINPGVTIGDNAVIASGAVVTKDVPDNVVVGGNPARIIKK; encoded by the coding sequence ATGAAAACAGAAAAAGAAAAGATGATACAAGGGGAAATGTACATACCGGCTGATCCAGTTTTAGTAAAGGACAGGGAGCAAGCTCGTATATTAACGAGAAAATTAAATGAAACACCAGAAGTAAAGCTAGAAGAACGTAGTGCAATCGTAAAAGAATTATTCGGAACGACTGGAGATAACATTCATCTTGAATCTTCTTTTAGATGTGATTACGGTTATAACATTCACGTTGGTGAAAACTTTTACGCAAACTTTGACTGTACGATTTTAGACGTATGCCCAGTTACAATCGGAGTGAACTGTATGTTAGCTCCAGGTGTTCACATTTATACAGCAACGCATCCGCTTGATCCAGTAGAGCGCATAAGCGGATCAGAGTACGGAAAACCAGTTACAATTGGCGATAACGTATGGATTGGCGGAAGAGCGATTATTAATCCGGGCGTAACAATTGGAGATAATGCTGTCATCGCATCTGGCGCTGTTGTAACGAAAGATGTGCCAGATAATGTAGTAGTTGGCGGGAATCCTGCGAGAATCATAAAAAAATAA
- the acsA gene encoding acetate--CoA ligase, whose product MKVETLPVIKGENNLPNYEEAYANFNWEEVNKNFTWNETGRVNMAYEAIDKHAKSDRKNKVALYYQDGSRKEKYTFKEMKDFSNKAGNVLKNYGDVEKGDRVFIFMPRSPELYFALLGAVKLGAIVGPLFEAFMEGAVRDRLEDSEAKVLITTPELLERIPLNDLPALKTVFLVGDNAEEGGKTVAFNPLFEQASKELHIEWLGREDGLILHYTSGSTGKPKGVLHAQNAMVQHYQTAKWVLDLKEDDVYWCTADPGWVTGTAYGIFAPWLVGASNVILGGRFSPEAWYEALQDYGVTVWYSAPTAFRMLMGAGQDAIKKYDLSQVRHVLSVGEPLNPEVIRWGMSAFGLRIHDTWWMTETGGQVICNYPCMEIRPGSMGKPIPGVKAAIVDNEGNEVPPYTMGNLAIGKGWPSMMRAVWNNPQKYDSYFMPGDWYVSGDSAYMDEDGYFWFQGRIDDVIMTSGERVGPFEVESKLIEHAAVAEAGVIGIPDPVRGEIIKAFIALRVGYEPSEELKEEIRQFVKKGLAAHAAPRQIEFRDKLPKTRSGKIMRRVLKAWELNLPTGDLSTMED is encoded by the coding sequence ATGAAAGTGGAAACGCTTCCTGTCATTAAAGGAGAAAATAATTTGCCGAATTATGAAGAGGCATACGCGAATTTTAACTGGGAAGAGGTTAATAAAAATTTTACTTGGAATGAAACAGGACGAGTAAATATGGCGTATGAGGCAATTGATAAGCATGCGAAATCAGATCGAAAGAATAAAGTAGCACTTTATTATCAAGATGGATCGCGAAAAGAGAAATATACGTTTAAGGAAATGAAGGATTTTTCTAATAAAGCAGGAAATGTCCTGAAAAACTATGGCGATGTTGAGAAAGGCGATCGCGTTTTTATTTTTATGCCGCGTTCCCCAGAATTATATTTCGCACTTTTAGGTGCAGTGAAATTAGGGGCAATTGTTGGACCATTATTTGAAGCATTTATGGAAGGCGCAGTTCGCGATCGTTTAGAAGATAGCGAAGCTAAGGTGTTAATTACAACTCCTGAATTGTTAGAGCGCATACCATTAAATGATTTACCTGCTTTAAAAACAGTCTTCCTTGTTGGAGACAATGCAGAAGAAGGCGGTAAAACTGTAGCGTTCAATCCTTTATTTGAACAAGCTTCAAAAGAATTACATATCGAGTGGTTAGGCCGTGAAGACGGTTTAATTCTACATTACACATCTGGTTCTACTGGTAAGCCAAAAGGTGTCCTTCATGCGCAAAACGCAATGGTTCAGCACTATCAAACAGCGAAATGGGTATTAGATTTAAAAGAAGATGATGTATATTGGTGTACAGCTGACCCAGGCTGGGTAACTGGAACAGCTTACGGTATTTTTGCACCGTGGTTAGTGGGAGCGTCAAATGTTATTTTAGGCGGGAGATTTAGTCCAGAGGCATGGTATGAAGCACTGCAAGATTACGGTGTAACAGTTTGGTATAGTGCACCGACAGCGTTCCGTATGTTAATGGGAGCTGGACAAGACGCAATTAAAAAATATGATTTATCACAAGTGCGTCACGTATTAAGTGTTGGTGAGCCATTAAATCCAGAAGTAATTCGCTGGGGTATGAGCGCATTTGGACTTCGTATTCATGATACGTGGTGGATGACAGAAACAGGTGGACAAGTTATTTGTAACTATCCTTGTATGGAAATCCGTCCAGGTTCAATGGGGAAACCAATTCCGGGTGTGAAAGCAGCGATTGTTGATAATGAAGGAAATGAAGTGCCTCCATACACAATGGGGAACTTAGCAATTGGTAAAGGTTGGCCATCTATGATGCGTGCGGTTTGGAATAACCCGCAAAAATATGATTCTTACTTTATGCCGGGAGATTGGTACGTATCAGGTGATTCAGCTTATATGGATGAAGATGGATACTTCTGGTTCCAAGGGCGCATTGATGATGTAATTATGACGTCAGGTGAGCGTGTTGGTCCGTTTGAAGTAGAAAGTAAATTAATCGAGCATGCTGCTGTAGCAGAAGCTGGTGTAATTGGTATTCCTGATCCAGTACGCGGGGAAATCATTAAAGCATTTATCGCGCTTCGCGTGGGATACGAACCATCTGAAGAATTAAAAGAAGAGATTCGTCAATTTGTGAAAAAAGGCTTAGCAGCTCATGCAGCTCCAAGACAAATTGAATTTAGAGATAAATTACCGAAAACGAGAAGTGGTAAAATTATGCGCCGCGTATTAAAAGCGTGGGAATTAAACTTACCAACAGGTGACTTATCGACGATGGAAGATTAG
- the megL gene encoding methionine gamma-lyase produces MKKKHMETALIHHGYTSEEHKGSLTPPLFQTSTFTFETAQQGEASFAGEDPSYIYSRLGNPTVKLFEERMAVLEDGEEALAFGSGMAAISATLIGFLKAGDHIICSNGLYGCTYGFLEVLEEKFMITHSFCDMETETDIENKIRPNTKLIFVETPINPTMKLIDLEKVIGVAKRNDLLVIVDNTFCSPYLQRPLELGCDAVVHSATKYIGGHGDVVAGVTICRTKTLADKIRPMRKDIGGIMAPFDAWLLLRGLKTLAVRMDRHCDNAEKIVSFLKNHEAVEGVWYPEGELASRQMKRGGGVISFSIKGVKEETQSFINDLHFITIAVSLGDTETLIQHPATMTHAAIPAELRKEMGIFDNLIRLSVGLESWEDIVSDLEQALKKISTVSNQ; encoded by the coding sequence ATGAAAAAGAAGCATATGGAGACAGCGTTAATTCATCACGGTTATACATCAGAGGAACATAAAGGAAGTTTAACACCACCTTTATTTCAAACGTCTACATTCACATTTGAGACTGCGCAACAAGGAGAAGCGAGTTTTGCGGGAGAAGATCCATCTTATATTTATTCAAGGCTTGGGAATCCAACTGTGAAATTATTTGAAGAACGTATGGCTGTTTTAGAAGATGGAGAGGAGGCGCTGGCGTTCGGTTCAGGTATGGCAGCCATTTCAGCAACTTTAATCGGTTTTCTAAAGGCTGGAGATCATATTATTTGTTCAAATGGATTATATGGATGTACTTACGGTTTTTTAGAAGTATTAGAAGAGAAATTTATGATTACTCATTCGTTTTGTGATATGGAGACAGAGACTGATATTGAAAATAAAATTCGTCCAAATACAAAGCTCATTTTCGTTGAAACACCGATTAATCCAACGATGAAATTAATTGATTTAGAAAAGGTGATCGGGGTAGCGAAGCGCAATGATTTGCTTGTTATTGTTGATAATACGTTTTGTTCACCTTATTTACAAAGACCTCTTGAACTTGGTTGTGACGCCGTCGTCCATAGTGCGACAAAATATATTGGTGGTCACGGGGATGTTGTAGCGGGTGTAACAATTTGTAGAACGAAAACGTTAGCTGACAAAATCCGTCCGATGCGAAAAGATATCGGCGGTATTATGGCGCCGTTTGACGCGTGGTTATTGTTACGCGGATTAAAAACATTAGCAGTAAGAATGGATCGTCATTGTGATAATGCGGAAAAAATTGTATCGTTTTTGAAAAATCATGAAGCAGTAGAAGGTGTTTGGTATCCGGAGGGAGAATTAGCATCTCGGCAAATGAAACGAGGTGGGGGCGTTATTTCTTTTTCAATTAAAGGCGTGAAAGAGGAAACACAGTCGTTTATCAATGACCTCCATTTTATTACAATTGCCGTAAGTTTAGGTGATACAGAAACGTTAATTCAGCATCCAGCGACGATGACACATGCAGCTATTCCGGCTGAACTAAGAAAAGAAATGGGTATTTTTGATAATTTAATACGCCTATCTGTCGGCTTAGAATCATGGGAAGATATCGTTTCTGATTTAGAACAGGCACTAAAGAAGATATCTACTGTTAGTAATCAATAA
- the tyrS gene encoding tyrosine--tRNA ligase gives MGILQDLEFRGLINQQTDAEGLEQLLEKESVKLYCGFDPTADSLHIGHMLPVLMLRRFQLAGHQPIALVGGGTGMIGDPSGKKAERTLNTKDTVAYYTESIKNQLSNFLEFGNVDNPATMANNYDWLGNLDVISFLRDIGKNFGLNYMLAKDTVASRLDTGISFTEFSYMILQSYDFLNLYQNHNCRLQIGGSDQWGNITAGLELIRKSEEDAKAFGLTIPLVTKSDGTKFGKTEGGAIWLDPEKTTPYEFYQFWINTDDRDVVKYLKYFTFLSHEEILELEKQVTEAPEKRAAQKSLGSEMTKLVHGEEALEQAIKISAALFSGSVAELTASEIEQGFKDVPSVERTAEDTVLIDLLVESKISPSKRQAREDVTNGAIYVNGERTQALDYVVTENDRIEGKFTIIRRGKKKYFLIRY, from the coding sequence ATGGGTATTTTACAAGATCTTGAATTTCGCGGTTTAATTAATCAGCAAACAGATGCTGAGGGACTTGAGCAATTATTAGAAAAAGAAAGCGTTAAATTATACTGTGGTTTCGACCCGACAGCGGATAGCTTACACATCGGTCATATGTTACCAGTATTAATGTTACGTCGTTTCCAATTAGCTGGTCACCAACCAATTGCACTTGTTGGCGGTGGTACTGGCATGATCGGTGACCCAAGTGGTAAAAAAGCAGAGCGTACATTAAATACGAAAGATACAGTTGCTTACTACACAGAAAGCATTAAAAACCAACTTTCAAACTTCTTAGAGTTTGGAAACGTGGACAACCCAGCAACAATGGCTAACAACTATGATTGGCTTGGTAACTTAGATGTAATTTCATTCTTACGCGATATCGGTAAAAACTTCGGTTTAAACTATATGTTAGCAAAAGATACAGTAGCATCTCGTTTAGATACTGGTATTTCATTCACTGAGTTTAGTTATATGATTTTACAATCATACGACTTCTTAAACTTATACCAAAACCATAATTGCCGTCTACAAATCGGTGGTAGTGACCAATGGGGTAACATTACAGCTGGTCTTGAATTAATCCGTAAATCAGAAGAAGATGCGAAAGCGTTCGGTTTAACAATTCCACTAGTTACAAAATCTGACGGTACGAAGTTTGGTAAAACAGAAGGCGGCGCAATTTGGTTAGACCCAGAGAAAACAACTCCTTACGAGTTCTACCAATTCTGGATTAACACAGATGACCGTGACGTTGTTAAATACTTAAAATACTTCACATTCTTATCTCATGAAGAAATTCTTGAGCTTGAAAAGCAAGTAACTGAAGCACCAGAAAAACGTGCAGCACAAAAATCATTAGGATCTGAAATGACAAAACTTGTTCATGGCGAAGAAGCGTTAGAGCAAGCAATTAAAATTTCAGCTGCATTATTCAGTGGCTCTGTAGCAGAACTTACTGCAAGCGAAATCGAGCAAGGATTCAAAGACGTACCATCTGTAGAACGTACTGCAGAAGATACAGTATTAATCGACTTACTTGTAGAAAGCAAAATTTCACCATCTAAACGTCAAGCACGTGAAGATGTAACGAACGGTGCAATCTACGTAAACGGTGAGCGTACACAAGCGTTAGACTACGTTGTAACAGAAAACGACCGCATCGAAGGTAAATTTACAATCATTCGCCGCGGTAAGAAGAAATATTTCTTAATTCGTTACTAA
- the acuA gene encoding acetoin utilization protein acetyltransferase AcuA — protein MIHKKIYNARNLKTAKGTLIIEGPVSTHNLEMYEFHPDLIAFRPAEQQYKAIVEISKLPEARLIIARHDQTIVGYVTYLYPDPLERWSEGKIENLIELGAIEVVPAFRGCSVGKNLLEVSMMDDHMEDYIILTTEYYWHWDLKQTGLNVWEYRKVMEKMMNAGGLQWMATDDPEICSHPANCLMVRIGKRVDTDSIQAFDRLRFHNRFMY, from the coding sequence TTGATTCATAAAAAAATATATAATGCCAGAAACTTAAAAACAGCGAAAGGCACTTTAATTATTGAAGGTCCTGTCTCTACACATAATCTTGAAATGTATGAATTTCATCCAGACTTAATTGCGTTTCGTCCTGCCGAGCAGCAATATAAAGCAATTGTCGAAATTTCTAAATTACCAGAAGCTCGTCTCATTATTGCTAGACATGACCAAACGATCGTTGGATATGTTACATACTTATATCCTGATCCGCTCGAGCGATGGTCAGAAGGAAAGATTGAAAACTTAATTGAACTCGGGGCGATTGAAGTTGTCCCAGCCTTTCGTGGTTGCTCTGTCGGAAAAAATTTATTAGAAGTTTCAATGATGGACGATCATATGGAAGATTACATTATATTAACGACTGAATATTATTGGCACTGGGATTTAAAACAAACAGGCTTAAATGTTTGGGAATACCGAAAAGTAATGGAAAAAATGATGAATGCTGGTGGTTTACAATGGATGGCTACAGACGATCCTGAAATTTGTTCACACCCGGCTAACTGTTTAATGGTTCGCATCGGTAAACGCGTCGATACGGATTCCATTCAAGCATTTGATCGTCTACGTTTTCACAATCGTTTTATGTATTAA
- a CDS encoding acetoin utilization AcuB family protein → MIVEEIMNQNVVTLHPNDTIETAIRTIRTKGIRHIPIVDQNNHVVGIISDRDVRDASPSILDEQVSLDMLKQPLELIMKHPVMTCHPLDFVEEIATLFFENKIGCLPVTKAGKLVGIISESTVLHTLVKLTGAHQPSSQIEIQVKNEPGILGKVVAIFSDLQINIVSVLVYPAKDENDKVLVFRIQTMNPLKVIDALEAEGYRVLWPNIMGMQA, encoded by the coding sequence ATGATTGTAGAAGAAATTATGAATCAAAATGTAGTAACACTACATCCAAACGATACAATTGAAACAGCAATCCGAACGATACGTACGAAAGGTATTCGGCACATTCCAATTGTCGATCAAAATAATCACGTAGTAGGCATTATTTCTGATCGAGATGTAAGAGATGCAAGTCCGTCTATTTTAGATGAACAAGTTTCACTCGATATGCTGAAGCAACCGCTTGAACTCATAATGAAACACCCTGTTATGACTTGTCACCCTCTCGATTTCGTTGAGGAAATTGCGACTTTATTTTTTGAAAATAAAATAGGCTGTCTTCCTGTTACGAAAGCTGGAAAACTCGTAGGTATCATTTCTGAATCTACAGTGCTGCACACGTTAGTAAAATTAACAGGAGCTCATCAACCAAGTTCACAAATTGAAATTCAAGTGAAAAATGAACCTGGTATTCTTGGAAAAGTCGTTGCTATTTTTAGTGATTTACAAATAAATATTGTGAGCGTTCTCGTCTATCCAGCAAAAGATGAGAATGATAAAGTACTCGTTTTCCGCATTCAAACGATGAATCCTCTAAAAGTGATCGATGCACTCGAAGCAGAGGGCTACCGCGTATTATGGCCAAACATAATGGGGATGCAAGCATGA
- the rpsD gene encoding 30S ribosomal protein S4 — protein sequence MARYTGPAWKLSRRLGISLSGTGKELEKRPYAPGPHGPNQRKKLSEYGLQLQEKQKLRHMYGMTERQFRRTFDQAGKMPGKHGENFMILLEARLDNLVYRMGLARTRRAARQLVNHGHITVDGARVDIPSYRVKPNQTISVREKSNSLVVVKEAIEVNNFVPEYLTFDADKLEATYTRHAERSELAAEINEALIVEFYSR from the coding sequence ATGGCTCGTTATACAGGTCCAGCATGGAAACTGTCTCGTCGTCTTGGAATCTCTCTAAGCGGCACAGGAAAAGAATTAGAAAAACGCCCTTACGCACCAGGTCCTCACGGTCCTAACCAACGTAAGAAACTTTCAGAATACGGTTTACAATTACAAGAGAAACAAAAACTTCGTCACATGTACGGCATGACTGAACGTCAATTCCGTCGCACATTTGACCAAGCAGGTAAAATGCCTGGTAAGCACGGCGAAAACTTCATGATCCTTCTTGAAGCTCGTCTTGACAACCTAGTTTACCGCATGGGCTTAGCTCGCACTCGTCGTGCAGCTCGCCAACTAGTAAACCACGGTCACATCACGGTTGATGGCGCTCGCGTAGATATCCCATCTTACCGCGTTAAACCTAACCAAACTATCAGCGTTCGCGAAAAATCTAACAGCCTTGTTGTTGTTAAAGAAGCGATCGAAGTTAACAACTTCGTACCAGAATACTTAACTTTCGATGCTGATAAGTTAGAAGCTACTTACACTCGTCACGCTGAGCGTTCTGAGTTAGCAGCTGAAATCAACGAAGCATTAATCGTAGAGTTCTACTCTCGTTAA
- a CDS encoding RNA polymerase sigma factor — protein MAQIGIEEELMLAYQNGDKQAGEKLYVLIKPALYTFLYRFNRDEQLSIDLVQDTFLTLERKKHMYETRKGKIKTYLFQIGYRLMINKLNRRKKWRSLLPFLVPMQEVEFSHEDRLTVREAILKVPEEQRAVLILSYYHDMQQKEIAEVLDIPVGTVKSRLHNGIKKLKQLLEVDEIERKSL, from the coding sequence ATGGCGCAGATTGGGATTGAGGAGGAGCTCATGCTTGCGTACCAAAATGGAGATAAGCAAGCTGGAGAAAAACTATATGTTTTAATCAAACCAGCGCTATATACATTTTTGTATCGATTTAATCGTGATGAACAACTGAGTATAGATCTCGTTCAAGATACGTTTTTGACTCTAGAGCGTAAGAAACATATGTATGAAACCCGAAAAGGAAAAATTAAAACGTATTTATTTCAAATCGGTTACCGTCTTATGATTAATAAATTAAATAGAAGAAAAAAGTGGCGTTCGCTCTTACCGTTTTTAGTACCAATGCAAGAGGTAGAGTTTTCCCACGAAGACCGGCTTACGGTAAGAGAAGCAATTTTGAAAGTTCCTGAAGAACAGCGAGCGGTCCTGATTCTTTCTTATTATCATGATATGCAGCAAAAAGAAATTGCAGAGGTACTGGATATTCCTGTTGGAACAGTGAAGTCGAGACTTCATAACGGGATAAAGAAATTAAAACAATTGCTGGAGGTGGATGAAATTGAACGAAAATCCCTTTAA
- a CDS encoding GAF domain-containing protein, whose amino-acid sequence MFTKESYAGSREEQYETVIKQLDALLTGEPNVVANLSNASALLNQFLDRVNWVGFYVTEGNQLVLGPFQGMPACVRIPFGRGVCGVAAETKTTQLVADVHQFPGHIACDSASNSEIVVPIIKEGNIIGVLDIDSPEKNRFDEVDQHYLEKFVETLLKHI is encoded by the coding sequence ATGTTTACAAAAGAAAGTTATGCAGGATCTCGTGAAGAGCAATATGAGACAGTAATTAAACAACTGGATGCATTATTAACTGGCGAACCGAACGTAGTCGCAAACTTATCAAATGCGTCCGCACTATTAAATCAATTTTTAGATCGCGTTAATTGGGTTGGCTTTTATGTAACAGAAGGAAATCAGCTTGTTCTTGGACCATTCCAAGGGATGCCAGCTTGCGTGCGTATTCCGTTCGGACGTGGTGTTTGCGGCGTTGCAGCTGAAACAAAAACAACGCAACTTGTAGCAGATGTTCACCAATTCCCAGGACATATCGCTTGCGATAGTGCCTCTAATTCTGAAATCGTTGTACCGATTATAAAAGAAGGAAATATCATTGGTGTGCTTGATATTGATAGTCCTGAAAAAAATCGTTTCGATGAAGTAGATCAGCACTATTTAGAAAAGTTTGTGGAAACACTCCTAAAACATATTTAA
- a CDS encoding GNAT family N-acetyltransferase: MITLKPMAEEEFQRYCEYAIEDYAKEKVAAGNWSEDEAVNLSKIEFDRLLPKGEKTEYNYLYSIFHDQNLVGMIWIAQKAPTSNEAGFIYDFIIFEQYQGLGYGKKAMKELEVIAKELGMKKIGLHVFGHNKVARGLYEKLGYEITNINMIKSI; encoded by the coding sequence GTGATTACACTAAAGCCTATGGCCGAAGAGGAGTTTCAGCGTTATTGTGAGTATGCGATTGAAGATTATGCGAAAGAGAAGGTTGCTGCTGGAAATTGGAGTGAAGATGAAGCTGTTAACTTGTCCAAAATAGAATTTGACCGGCTGTTACCAAAAGGTGAAAAAACCGAGTACAATTACTTATACTCTATCTTTCATGATCAAAATCTAGTTGGAATGATTTGGATTGCGCAAAAAGCGCCTACAAGTAATGAGGCAGGTTTTATTTATGACTTTATTATTTTTGAGCAATATCAAGGGTTAGGGTATGGTAAAAAGGCAATGAAAGAACTTGAAGTGATTGCTAAAGAATTAGGAATGAAAAAAATTGGACTTCATGTTTTTGGTCATAACAAAGTTGCTCGTGGATTATATGAAAAGTTAGGCTATGAAATTACAAATATAAATATGATTAAATCTATTTAA
- the refZ gene encoding forespore capture DNA-binding protein RefZ: MKQTKQKVIDAAISLFNTKGYDGTSVREIAKRADVNVANISYYFAGKQGLLEQLITDFLEGYIHVIETSFEQREYLSAKDVMVQMVRGILRYQFDNRELTRFFYRELSLDTTLIREVMTVYFSRERYYIEQIIKQGQMKREFKKVSFTMFMTQLKGMMNMPFLYPQYISEVLHSFPSETFFLEMYTKEIEQWMERTLYKASMYYELPRAVHM; the protein is encoded by the coding sequence ATGAAACAGACGAAACAAAAAGTAATTGATGCGGCAATATCGTTGTTTAACACGAAAGGTTATGATGGAACGTCGGTGCGAGAAATTGCAAAGCGAGCGGATGTGAATGTAGCGAATATTTCATATTATTTTGCTGGAAAGCAAGGGTTATTAGAACAGCTTATTACTGATTTTTTAGAAGGATATATTCACGTAATTGAAACGTCATTTGAACAGAGAGAATATTTATCGGCTAAAGATGTGATGGTGCAAATGGTGCGCGGGATTTTACGATATCAATTTGATAATAGAGAACTGACACGTTTTTTTTATAGAGAGCTTTCGCTTGATACGACATTAATTCGTGAAGTGATGACCGTTTATTTTTCTAGAGAAAGATATTATATAGAGCAAATCATTAAACAAGGACAAATGAAGCGAGAATTTAAAAAGGTATCTTTTACAATGTTTATGACGCAATTAAAAGGCATGATGAATATGCCGTTTTTATATCCACAATATATATCAGAGGTGCTACACTCATTTCCGTCTGAGACGTTTTTCTTAGAAATGTATACGAAGGAAATTGAGCAATGGATGGAACGAACATTATATAAAGCGAGTATGTATTATGAACTACCAAGAGCTGTTCATATGTGA
- the acuC gene encoding acetoin utilization protein AcuC: MSSAFIYSDDFRGYSFSPDHPFNQLRVTLTYDLLQKSGFISPSQVISPRMATDEEIAFIHTEEYINAVKLAGEGKLEKSIAMTYGLGTEDTPMFPNMHEASALLVGGTLTAVDAVLSGKVKHALNLGGGLHHGFRGKASGFCIYNDSSIAMKYIQKKYGLRVLYIDTDAHHGDGVQWSFYDDPNVCTISLHETGRYLFPGTGAVNERGQGNGYNYSFNVPLDAFTEDESFLDSYRTVVKEVAAYFKPDIILTQNGADAHYYDPLTHLCATMNIYREIPKLAREIANEYCDGRWIAVGGGGYDHWRVVPRAWALIWLEMNNIQNISGYLPPEWIDAWKGQAETDLPLTWEDPDNMYQPIPRKPEIEEKNALTVAKSLEIIRNNMTKSLY; this comes from the coding sequence ATGAGCAGCGCCTTCATTTATTCGGATGACTTTCGGGGCTATTCTTTTAGCCCAGATCATCCTTTTAACCAACTACGCGTCACACTTACGTATGACTTATTACAAAAGAGTGGTTTTATCTCCCCTTCTCAAGTCATCTCGCCAAGAATGGCTACAGATGAGGAAATTGCATTCATTCATACAGAGGAGTACATAAATGCGGTAAAACTTGCTGGAGAAGGAAAGCTAGAAAAATCAATTGCGATGACATATGGGCTTGGAACAGAAGATACACCAATGTTTCCAAATATGCATGAAGCAAGTGCATTACTCGTTGGCGGAACATTAACAGCTGTCGATGCTGTTCTTTCCGGAAAAGTAAAGCATGCGCTTAATTTAGGCGGCGGCTTACATCATGGCTTTCGCGGGAAAGCATCTGGCTTTTGTATTTATAACGATAGCTCTATCGCAATGAAATATATTCAGAAGAAATACGGTTTACGCGTTTTATATATTGATACAGATGCTCATCACGGTGACGGGGTACAATGGTCTTTTTACGACGATCCTAACGTATGCACCATTTCATTACACGAAACTGGGCGTTATTTATTTCCTGGAACTGGCGCAGTAAATGAACGTGGACAAGGAAATGGATATAATTATTCTTTTAACGTTCCACTCGACGCTTTTACAGAAGACGAATCATTTTTAGATTCATATCGAACAGTTGTAAAAGAAGTGGCAGCATACTTTAAACCGGATATTATTTTAACGCAAAATGGTGCTGATGCACATTATTACGATCCACTTACACACCTTTGCGCAACGATGAACATTTACCGTGAAATACCGAAGCTCGCTCGTGAAATCGCTAATGAATATTGCGACGGGCGCTGGATTGCTGTCGGCGGTGGTGGCTATGATCACTGGCGCGTCGTACCAAGAGCTTGGGCACTCATTTGGCTCGAAATGAACAACATCCAAAACATCTCAGGTTATCTCCCTCCAGAATGGATTGACGCTTGGAAAGGACAAGCAGAAACCGACCTTCCCCTTACATGGGAAGATCCAGACAACATGTATCAACCTATCCCTAGAAAACCAGAAATCGAAGAAAAAAATGCATTAACTGTAGCGAAATCTCTTGAAATTATTCGGAATAATATGACAAAATCTTTATATTAA
- a CDS encoding YjdJ family protein — protein MTINQMVQLGSAFMLFITSALMSWYQGSNLIDNPDEWKYSAKFTNYFKGYVSHYDDIYQIDFFIYAAKFYPGAFVVMLISLLYMLVLILHILFKRNHEAI, from the coding sequence TTGACAATAAACCAAATGGTTCAGTTAGGCAGTGCATTTATGCTGTTTATTACTTCAGCACTTATGAGTTGGTATCAAGGGAGTAATTTAATAGATAATCCTGATGAATGGAAATATAGCGCTAAGTTTACGAATTATTTTAAAGGGTACGTTTCACATTATGACGATATTTATCAAATCGATTTCTTTATATATGCGGCAAAATTTTATCCCGGGGCATTTGTCGTTATGCTAATTAGCTTACTTTACATGCTCGTATTAATTCTTCATATTCTATTTAAAAGAAATCATGAGGCAATTTAA